The DNA region atttcccttcctctttctgggcctcagtttgcccatctaTAAACTCATGTGGTTAACGCAGAGAATACGGCACATTGTATTCTTTGCCCATagtctccccttccctccccaacctGACCCTGGCTTTTGTGGAGGAAAGTATACATCCCCTGCCTAGTGATTTGGGGTTTGGCCCTGGAACTTGCTTTGGCTAATGGGACATGGGTGCAGGTGACCGTGTGCCAGTTTCAAGGCAAGGCACCAGGCTTCTTGGAGCTTCCACCCTCTGCCATGAGAAGAACTTGCCTAGAAGCCACTGGTCTCAGATGAAAGACacctggtggggaggggcaggcctgAACTTGAGGTGTCCCAGCCAGTCTTCAAACTTGTGAGagggaaataaatgtttgtgataGGAAGTCAGTGAGATATGGGGGTTGTTCCTTATGGATTTATCACACTAAGAGCTTGTCTAATTCAGATAATGATTATTATTCTTTAGTGAACGCCCACTGTAtgcttcacactttttttttttcttttttttttttttttctttttgcggtatgcgggcctctcactgtcgtggcctctcccgttgcggagcacaggctccggacgcgcaggcccagcggccatggctcacgggcccagccgctccgcggcatatgggatcctcccagatcggggcacgaacccgtatcccctgcatcggcaggcggactctcaaccactgtgccaccagggaggccctatgcttCACACTTTAAAAGATCATTTCATCCACCCGATAAGCCCAAGAAAGGTGGGTATCGTTATTCCCATTTGACAATGAAGGAACGGAGCTTTGAGCTAAGAGGTGAAACAGCCAGAACTAAACCATATCATGTTCCTCTTCAGATACTGATAAAATCAGCCACAGTTAAAATCACAGCGCACTTACACTGTACCAGGTGTCATTTTCATTACTTTACCTGTATAATCTCATTAAGTCCTCACAGCTTTACTATGTAGGCTTTATCATTTTTGCCCACGTCAtgtacaaggaaactgaggcacaaagaggttaatcTGGCCAAGGTTGTACAGCTTATAACTAGTAGAGCCGGGATTCAACCCCGAGGAGTCTGACACCAAAGCTTACAACCTTATTGACCACAATAATTACATTCTGTAATTattgaaaagaagaaatttgaaaattacTTCTAGCTCTAAagactcagtttccacatctgaaaaatggggattatAAGATCCAAGACCCAAGAAGCATGAGTGACCAGCCTTAATTCTAGTTACTTAGAGCCTGAGTCTGATGGTGTGCAGCTCATTGCCCTGGGTTCCTTTCCTGAAAGGCATCAGGAGGAAGAGACTCCCACATGAGCCAGTTAGGATTTGGCTGCCAAGGGCCCCATGTCCTGAGGCTTTGAGTTTTGAGCTAGTTGCCTGGAACAGCTGCAGGCAGCAGATCACAGGTCACGGCTTCTCTGGCTACAGGTGGCAGCAACTATACAGACCATTCTAGAGTCACCTGCTTAGCTTCTTGCCTAACTTACGACTGTTTCAAAAGGTTTGTGCTTTGGtctctgcagtgtcagttctGTCCTGAGCTACCAAATTCCAGCCCATCCAGCTGCATCTCCACTGCTTGTCTCCACTGCCCTTCTGGAAATTCCGGTGGGAGGCTGGACACCTGTGTCCAGGAGCCTGGGCCTTCAAACTCCAATCTcgctttcctccctccttcatcCATGAAATGTTTGCTGAGCACTTAGTACAGGCTCTAGGCTGTGCCTTCACAGAGCTCCCACACTGGAGGCTGAGACAGAGACCTAGCTACAGAGTTTATGTTATGCATCAGACTGGAGGAATCCAGGGGACCACGGGAGGCCAGGAGGGACCTAACTCAGCCTGGAGACCAGTAAAGACTTCCTGAAGGAGGGTGAGCCAAGCCAAGACATTGAGTGTTAGTAGGAATTCACAAAGTTTGACACCAACAGCAATGTCCCCAGTTAGATATATTTGCCCACCCCCAGGTTACTGGGGTGCTGGTGGCATTCTATATTTTGACCTGGGTGGCTGTCACACAGATGCAtagatatgtaaaaaaaaatcattcagctGTAACTTAAGATTTATGCACTTTACTATAAGAacattatacttcaatttattaaagtaaattaaaattttaaaaatttgtttcctCCCTAagaggcctctgtttcctcattggtaaaatgagGGAATCAGACAAGAGCAACTTCCTGCTCtaacctcttttttaaaaatttttatttatttttggctgtgttggatctttgttgctgcacgtgggctttctctagttgcggagagcaggggctactcttcgttgcggtgcatgggcttctcattgcggtggcttctcatgttgcagagcgcaggctgtAGGCATAATCTCTTACTTTGAGGGAAGAACTGAAGTGGCACAGCCCAGAGATGCACTCCCCAATATGGTAGTCACTAGCCACAAGTGGCTACTGTGCACGTGAAATGGGATTAAACCAAATTGGGATTTACTGTAGGTgaatgtggtaggcagaattctaagatgattCCCAGTGACCCTTACCCCTGTATACTCTCCTCCTCTTTGAGAGTAGGTAAAAGGGAGACTGTCCTGGATGGGCCTGGCCTAAGCAGTGGAGTCCTTTAAAAGCAGAGCATTTTCTCTGGCTGCTCACACAGCACTCCGGTTTGCCTAGGAGAATTTAAACATCCATGTTGCGACTGCCTGTGGGCCCACGTGGCCAGGAACCGCAGGCAGCCTTTAGGAGCTGAGAGTATCCCCAGCAGACAGCaagcagggaaagagggaggTCAGTTCTGCAACCACAGGGAAACAAATTCCACCAACAATCTGTGAGCTGGAAGAGAAGCCCAAATCCCAGATGAGAACCATCACCCTGGCTGACACCTTAACTTCAACCTAGTAAGACCCTGAGTAGAGAATCTAGCCATGCCATACCCAGACttttgacccacagaaactatgagatgaTAAATTTTGTATTGCCTTAAgttgctaagtttgtggtaatttgttacacagcaataaaaaactaataccctggggcttccctggtggcgcagtggttgagggtccacctgccaatgcaggggacacgggttcaagctctggtccgggagggtcccacatgccgtggagcggctggacccatgcaccgcggctactgagcctgcgctctagagcccatgagccacaactcctgagcccgtgcgctgcaactactgaagcctgtgggcctagggcctgtgctccgcaacgggaggggccaccacagtgagaggctcgcataccttAACAGGGAGTGGATCCCGCTTGCCGCAGCTGGAGGGGGGCGCGTGAGCGGCGGCGaggacccactgcagccaaaaataaataaataaataaataaaatttatttaaaaaacccccaaagaacGAATAccctggattttgaagacttagcacaaaaatgaaaatgtaaaatatctcgttaataatttctttattgattccatgttgaaattataatacttggttaaataaaatacattattaagaCTAACGTCACCCGTTTCTTTTTACTACTTTTAAATGTTgttatatgaaaattttaaattttatatgtggCTTACATTACATCTATTGGACAGTGATGGCCTAGAGGACTCAGAAGTCAACCgtatgaccttgagcaattcACCTCACCTCTCAAAGCCTTACATTTCTTATCTGTGAGATTGGAATAATATCAATAATAGCACTTACACCACAGATATATTTGCAGTTTAAGAGATGAGGTTTGTAGAATACTGGGCCCAAGGTAAGAGCTCAATAGATAAATCATTATTATTAACCGTATTTGTAAAGTAGGGATCCTTTCCTGTATCCAGGTGCTAATCTTCAGGACCCTCTCCCCaaccaggcacacagtaggtgcttaataaatgcttatgGTTTACACAACCTTGACAAAACTCTTTGGCACAGTTCTCTGTTACCCTCGGCACCACGAATCAGGAATCTATGGGCAGGTGATGACACTGAACTTCAGGGGCAAAATGACCTGTTTCAGGCTTGATCTGTTTCAAGATTTCCCTGCGGAAATCTTGGAAGATGTGAGTTCCAATTTCAGGTCCACAACTCCTAGCTAAGTGCCCTGAGCGAATGACTGGgccttgtctgtgaaatgggtaaCAGAAGACCCTGTCCATGTCGTTTGTGTCAGGAATAACTTAGATAAGTCACCTGAAGCCTGGTGCCTGGCCCATACTAAGGACTCAATTAAGGAAGCTATTAttactgctgctgctgttgttgctgttCCTTTGTCAGAGAAGCTCCGGCCAAAATCCCTCTCTAGAGGGACCCCCGCCCCTTAAATTACCCCTCATCCCCTGGCCCCTGACTTGTGGGGGGATGCCCTGGCTGGGCCCCGTCTCCAGACATCCCCCCTCTGCCCAACTGAGTCAGGAATAGAAACCCCCGCCTCCGACAGCCCGcggcctccctccttccccggGCAGCGATCGATGCGGCCTCAGCCACCGGGACGGACGGAGGAAGACGGGGAAGGAGGAGTCAGCGGGGCCTCGGGGCAAAGACATCGGGCGCGGCCAGCGGCTCCCCAGCCTCGGCACCTTCCGGGACCTCGCGGCCGGCGGACGCCCTACAGGGGCCACGACAGGTAAGGGACctccccgggggtgggggggaggcacAGTCCGGGGAAGGGGCGGGGGCTGCGAGAATGGGAGGCCAGGCTGCCCTGGGTCCCGGTGCCCGTGTCCCCGCTATGAGACCCCCCGCCCAACCCCGACCCAGGAGGGAGCAATGTGGGGCTGTCCGGGCTTGGGCTGTCCTGtctgctcatcatcacaatgggATTCAAAAACCTCCCTGGCAGGGTTGGTGGAGGGATTAAACCCGCGAAGTGTATCTGGAGCCCAGCGAAATGACCAGCACATAGTAGGCGCTCAAAATAAATGTGTGGAGAGAGTCTTGAATCAAAAAGCCTAGTTTCCAACCTCAACTGTGCAATGGGTTAGCGGGGTAATTTGAGCAAATCACTTCATCTTTCTTACTGATCCTCAGATTCTAGGCAGGGAAGGTTTGTTAAATTAatcatcccatttcacagagcaGGGAGGTGAGttccagaaaaaagagaaagtgatTTGCCCACAGTCCTGCACCTAATGGTTGATGGAACTAGATTAGAAACTCCATCTTTTGACACCAAGTCCAAGTAGGGGGTGAAGGCGTGGAGCTGCAtcacatatgtatttattgtgCACAAattatgtgccagggactgtgctgCCGATAAACaatttacctcatttaatcctcaaaacttCTTATGGAAAGTATCATgttccccagtttacagatgaggaaagcgaAGTTCAGAGGGGCATGATTCTGCTCAAGGTCAacagttagtaagtggcagactCAGAATCTGAACCTATGTCTGAGGAGAGAAGGGCAAGGggttgacatttattgagcacccattgTGTTCCGGGGGCTTTGCACACGTACTCACAATAACCCTCCACCAGAAGTGCTGCTATCCCCATTCTGTAGATAAGGGAGCTAAAACCCAGAGCTGGAGGAGACTGGCCAGAGGTCACACAAGTGACAGAGCTAAGGACGAAACCCTGACCCCCTTAAACACCAAGCCCAGGGTAAGTGAAGGAAACCCTGCCCGCTccctgccaggcactgggccagcTGCTTGATACACACTCAGTCCCCCGTTCACCCAAGGGAAGCAGGCATTACTGAACCCACAGCACAGATGAgatttctgagggtcaggaggtGAGTCACTAGCCCTCAATTCCAGCAGAACTTGGAGACAGTAAGCAGTGGAAGGATGTAACATTTCCTGAGCATCCACTAAGGCCGAGCACTTCCATAACCTACCTTAATCCTCCAGCCTTCCTTGGGAGCAGGTGCTATTGTCCGCACTGTGAATTGTGCACCGTGCCAGAAATTGAGACCTAGAGAAAAGCATCTTCCTCAAGGCTCCAGATGCATCAAGGGTGGCTATAAACCCAGGTTTGCATGACTCCAGGAGACAAACAGGTGGATGAGTTACTACACCCCTTCTGTGGAGCCAGGCCTGCTAAAGGTCATTTAATCTTTCTAACCACACTTGGAGATGGATATTTTTAGCTCCATTtgacagaagctcagagaggtgacatgACTTGCTTATGGTCACACAAGAGTGCCAAAATTCAATCGGACTGACTCTACAGATGCTTTAAATAGTCTAAGCGAATGGCTCTCAATCTTGaccatgcatcagaatcaccctcCAAGCTTGTTGAAACACAGACTGCTGGACCGCATCccctgagtttctgattcagcaagtCCAGAGCAGGCTGAGAGTACGCTGCATCTCTgacaaattcccaggtgatggtGAACACACCTTAAGAACTTCTGGTCTAAACTGATTCTCTCAACGACCCTAGATAGTAATGCTTACTATCCCACtgtgcagaggaggaaactgagcttCAGAGTGCTGGCTTGAGCAAGATCCCATAGGAAGCCTCTGGTATGTGAAAATCCAAGTATGGGCAAGGAGATGTCCTGAATGAGCAGCCACCGGGTGCCAGGACATCCTGCCGTTCTACAGCTGTCATAATCCTCCAAGGGACATCTCAGCATCCACTTTATGCAAatgaaggggtggggggagttctCAGTGATTTGGCCAAGGACCCCagtgggggagtggggagtgagggATATTCAAACCCAAGCTTGACTCTTGAGTCCAGAGGGCACTTGACACTGTGTGCCTATGGCTATAGAGCCTCCAACACCCCTGGCTGGGGATGGAGCAGGGTGGGGATTTAGACCTGGTCTTCGTGGAGGGGAGGCCATCTGGGAACGCCCCCTTCAGCGTGCCCATCCCCTGTCCGCAGGCCAGCGCGCGGCAGCGATGGTGAGCGAGTGCCCGGGGCCCGGAGCCCGGGTCCCCTGGCGGCGAAGCGACGAGGCGCTGCGCGTGAACGTGGGCGGCGTGCGGCGGCGGCTGAGCGCCCGCGCCCTGGCGCGCTTCCCGGGCACGCGGCTGGGCCGCCTGCAGGCCGCGGCGTCGGAGGAGCAGGCGCGACGCCTGTGCGACGACTACGATGCGGCGGCGCGCGAGTTCTACTTCGATCGGCACCCGGGCTTCTTCCTGAGCCTGCTGCACTTCTACCGCACCGGCCGCCTGCACGTGCTCGACGAGCAGTGCGTCTTCGCCTTCGGCCAGGAGGCCGACTACTGGGGCCTGGGCGAGAGCGCGCTGGCCACGTGCTGCCGCGCGCGCTACCTGGAGCGGCGCGTGGCACGACCGCGCGTCTGGGACGAGGACAGCGACACGCTGAGCAGCGTGGACCCGTGCCCCGCAGAGATCTCTGACGTGCAGCGAGAGCTGGCGCGCTACCGGGCGGTGCGCTGCGGCCGCCTGCGCCACCGCCTCTGGCTCACCATGGAGAACCCGGGCTACTCGCTGCCCAGCAAGCTCTTCAGCTGCGTCTCCATCGGCGTGGTGCTCGCCTCCATCGCCGCCATGTGCATTCACAGCCTGCCCGAGTACCAGGCCCGCGAGGCAGCGGCCGCCGTGGCCGCGGTGGCTGCGGGCCGCAGGGCGGAAGGCTTGCGCGACGACCCGGTGCTGCGGCACCTCGAGTACTTCTGCATCGCCTGGTTCAGCTTCGAGGTGTCGTCGCGCCTCCTGCTAGCGCCCAGCACTCGCAACTTCTTCTGCCACCCGCTCAACCTCATCGACATCGTGTCCGTGCTGCCTTTCTATCTCACGCTGCTGGCTGGCGTGGCACTCCGAGACCGGGGCGGAGCGGGTGGCGAGGAGCTGGGCGACCTGGGCAAGGTGGTGCAGGTGTTCCGTCTCATGCGCATCTTCCGCGTGCTCAAGTTGGCGCGCCACTCCACCGGGCTGCGCTCGCTGGGTGCAACGCTCAAGGTAGGGTTAGAGGTTTCGGGGAGGCGGGTGTAACCGTGGGGCAGGTTAGCAGGGGAACTTCCAAGCCTGTGGTGTCCAGACACACGGGGCTAGACACCAGGTGTGCATTTCACGTCCAGTCCTACCTTCCCAATAGCCCTGTAAGAAGGGTCTTTCTGTTATCTGTTTCCCAGGAGAGAAACGGAAAACCGAGGCAGAGTTTTGCTTGTCTTTCTTTCCAAAACCAAAccgaaagacaaaaataaacaacgataacaaaaacaagacaaaggTTACTTTGGATCTATCTGTCAAACATCACAAAAATATTCCAAGCAGGATGCTCACTGGCTTCTCTGCTGAGCCTTCGTGCTGGTATTATCAGGGAGCACGGGTATCATAGGTCACCCTTCATAGGTTAAGTCTAGCCATAGCCCTAGAACTAACACTTACTGACTGCTAACTCTGTGCCAAATTCATATCCATTATCGATTTCATCCTCAGGACAGCTTCCTCAGGAAGATGCTATTATTTATTCCCTTCCCGTAGGTGAAGAAGCTGAGGTTggagggttgcctttttaaaACCTGGTTGCAGTTTATTGAGCACCCGCCCTGTGTCAGGGCCTGCACTGGGGGTGAATCACTGCCCTGGCAAGCTTACCCTCAAGGGGGTGACATTAGCCTGGTTTTGGGAGGGCAGCAACGTGAACAGCTTGGAAGAAGGCCTGGAGAGGGAAAAGGATGGTGCTGGAAGGGGGACATGGCGGGAAGGGTGTGCCCACTGAGGAGGTTGGAGAGGTGAGTGGGGCAGGGTACTGAAGGATCATGAACTCTTGGCCCGCAATTTGGGACTTTTTCCCGTGGGAATAGGGGATCCTGTGAGAGGTTTAAACAGGGGCAAGTATTTTTGTGACtactttgcagatgtggaaactgaggctccaagaggtgGCAGGACTTGTCAGAGATTCCTCAGCAAATAAGTGGTACAGCCCAGAGAAGAATCCACCTGGTCCTGATCCTAGCACCTCTTTCTCCTAAACCTCCATGCAACCCTGTTAAGAATCCCTAAAAGGTGCTGAAAGACCCCTTCCACCCGTGGCTTAGGAAAGCCTTTTGCATGCTCTCACGGCAGGGCAGCCAGGATGCTGGGTGCAGGCAGGGTGACCTGGGCAGACTGCTAGGGCAGGTAGAGGGAATTCCATTAGCCAGACCCCTGCACTGAGCATTTCTCCAGGGACAGTCCGGCCCAGAACTCTGCCTTGCCTCCACCATGCAGGAAGCCAGGGCCTGGTGCTGCTAGCTTTTTCTGCAAGGAAGGAGAAGAATGCTGATCAAAGCTGCAGCGTCCAAGGCACGGGTGTAAGACTTTGGACGagagccttgctactcaaagcCAGGCCCCTGGCCAGCAGCAGCTTTCTCATTACCTGGGAGTTTGCAAAATCTGtggccctaccccagacctactcaGTTAGTTCCCCCTACATGATTTCTCTGCACCTTACAGTTTGGGAGGCCCTGTTCCAGACTAGgggttctcagcctcagcactactgacatctggggccagataattctttgttgggttGCGGGGtgctgtcttgtgcattgtagggtgTTCAGCAGCATctctgacctctacccactagatgccagtagcacacctCTCCCAGCTGTGatgaccaaaaatgtctctagacattgcccagtgtcccctgggggACAGAACTGCCCTATTCGAGAATCAGTGCCGTAAGGCTTGGCCTTGGGGGCAGAGCAAATATACACACCCGTAGGCAAGTGCATTCAGTGGGTTGTCCAGGGCACTTATGTATCCTCTTAGCTTCCTTGAgaggcagaaaatatttttgtgcttATCAGAAATGGGATAGACCAGTCAAAAGGACATGAAACCAATTCTTTACATTGTGGAATATAAACTGCGGTTCTCTCTTGGTTCTGCAACAGTGTAAAAATCACCAGCTTTCCGTTAACTGGCTGGCACCACCAGTGGCCCCTGCATTAGAAGAAACAGCCGTGGTTTAGCAGGCAGGCTCTTTGGACAACAGAAATCAGGCCTGTGTTCAATCTCAGGGCGATTTGCTGGCTACTGTAGTTGAACGACCTTAGTGTGCAGGCAGGGCACCTGGGTGTTGGCACCAGCTCCACtttgctctgtgactttggaccTGCCCCTTctactctctgggcctcagtttccccatatgcCCAATACCGGGTCTGTAAGTTCACCAACTCTGACTTCCTGCATTCTCTTCCAGCACAGCTACCGTGAGGTGGGCATCTTGCTGCTGTACCTGGCCgtgggtgtgtctgtgttctCCTGCGTGGCCTACACAGCCGAGAAGGAGGAGGATGTGGGCTTTGACACCATCCCGGCCTGCTGGTGGTGGGGCACGGTGAGCATGACCACCGTGGGCTATGGGGATGTGGTGCCGGTGACGGTGGCTGGCAAGCTGGCAGCGTCAGGCTGCATCCTCGCGGGCATCCTGGTGGTGGCGCTCcccatcaccatcatcttcaACAAGTTCTCCCACTTCTACCGACGCCAGAAGGCCCTGGAGGCTGCTGTGCGCAACAGTGACCACTGGGAGTTTGAGGACCTCCTGAGCA from Mesoplodon densirostris isolate mMesDen1 chromosome 16, mMesDen1 primary haplotype, whole genome shotgun sequence includes:
- the KCNS1 gene encoding potassium voltage-gated channel subfamily S member 1; its protein translation is MVSECPGPGARVPWRRSDEALRVNVGGVRRRLSARALARFPGTRLGRLQAAASEEQARRLCDDYDAAAREFYFDRHPGFFLSLLHFYRTGRLHVLDEQCVFAFGQEADYWGLGESALATCCRARYLERRVARPRVWDEDSDTLSSVDPCPAEISDVQRELARYRAVRCGRLRHRLWLTMENPGYSLPSKLFSCVSIGVVLASIAAMCIHSLPEYQAREAAAAVAAVAAGRRAEGLRDDPVLRHLEYFCIAWFSFEVSSRLLLAPSTRNFFCHPLNLIDIVSVLPFYLTLLAGVALRDRGGAGGEELGDLGKVVQVFRLMRIFRVLKLARHSTGLRSLGATLKHSYREVGILLLYLAVGVSVFSCVAYTAEKEEDVGFDTIPACWWWGTVSMTTVGYGDVVPVTVAGKLAASGCILAGILVVALPITIIFNKFSHFYRRQKALEAAVRNSDHWEFEDLLSSVDGVSEASLETSREGKSEDLEAQATTGPPNSQVY